From Daphnia pulicaria isolate SC F1-1A chromosome 4, SC_F0-13Bv2, whole genome shotgun sequence, one genomic window encodes:
- the LOC124336376 gene encoding abscission/NoCut checkpoint regulator-like isoform X1 → MSCHGCARSFGFLTKEYGCEKCGFSFCSKCLVKKICKSCFVKQSAVPPPVVSQEKNGKVDIPHQNQVTQIPPVVLEQKLEKLENPNKSPIVVYTEDSRMTNLKKGLSFEDQQLVNRLSKLKSEIREMKGDIPSQSEIEERLAKLKGIDPEVYRKPAAIYVKPKTNNVDDATDLINQIREEVAIDRQSDLPSVTPAHQSEEQTDDVEILLQNEAQAIQADAQLALEGLKKDREIQERLNKLRVDRTNSESIGELENQKLRKTNRVTKTLKTKTNKRPGLSIESWMKTVWNWKTKEYAMKE, encoded by the exons ATGTCGTGCCATGGCTGTGCTCGTAGCTTTGGGTTTTTAACAAAAGAA TATGGCTGTGAAAAATGCGGATTTTCGTTCTGCTCGAAATGTCTTGTCAAGAAAATTTGTAAGAGCTGCTTTGTCAAACAGTCAGCTGTACCACCACCCGTTGTTTCGCAAGA gaaaaatgggaaagttGATATTCCCCACCAAAATCAAGTTACCCAAATTCCTCCTGTTGTCTTGGAACA GAAGTTGGAAAAACTGGAGAACCCCAACAAAAGTCCAATTGTAGTTTACACTGAAGACAGCCGAATGACCAACCTGAAAAAAGGGTTATCTTTTGAAGATCAACAGCTTGTCAATCGTCTATCCAAGCTCAAGAGTGAGATTCGGGAGATGAAGGGAGACATCCCCAGCCAGTCTGAGATTGAAGAACGCTTAGCTAAACTGAAGGGCATTGATCCTGAAGTTTACCGGAAACCAGCAGCCATTTATgtcaaaccaaaaacaaacaatgtcgATGATGCAACAGATCTTATCAACCAGATCAGAGAAGAAGTTGCAATTGACAGGCAATCAGACCTTCCCTCTGTGACTCCAGCCCATCAATCAGAAGAG CAGACAGATGATGTTGAGATATTGTTACAAAATGAAGCCCAGGCAATACAGGCTGATGCTCAATTGGCTTTGGAAGGCCTGAAGAAAGATAGAGAAATCCAAGAAAG attgaaCAAACTCCGAGTCGATAGAACAAACTCCGAGTCGATAGGGGAACTAGAAAACCAGAAGCTAAGGAAGACAAATCGAGTGACGAAGACTCTGAAGACGAAGACAAACAAGCGGCCAGGATTATCAATCGAGTCTTGGATGAAGACCGTTTGGAATTGGAAGACGAAGGAATATGCGATGAAGGAGTAG
- the LOC124336376 gene encoding abscission/NoCut checkpoint regulator-like isoform X3, producing MSCHGCARSFGFLTKEYGCEKCGFSFCSKCLVKKICKSCFVKQSAVPPPVVSQEKNGKVDIPHQNQVTQIPPVVLEQKLEKLENPNKSPIVVYTEDSRMTNLKKGLSFEDQQLVNRLSKLKSEIREMKGDIPSQSEIEERLAKLKGIDPEVYRKPAAIYVKPKTNNVDDATDLINQIREEVAIDRQSDLPSVTPAHQSEETDDVEILLQNEAQAIQADAQLALEGLKKDREIQER from the exons ATGTCGTGCCATGGCTGTGCTCGTAGCTTTGGGTTTTTAACAAAAGAA TATGGCTGTGAAAAATGCGGATTTTCGTTCTGCTCGAAATGTCTTGTCAAGAAAATTTGTAAGAGCTGCTTTGTCAAACAGTCAGCTGTACCACCACCCGTTGTTTCGCAAGA gaaaaatgggaaagttGATATTCCCCACCAAAATCAAGTTACCCAAATTCCTCCTGTTGTCTTGGAACA GAAGTTGGAAAAACTGGAGAACCCCAACAAAAGTCCAATTGTAGTTTACACTGAAGACAGCCGAATGACCAACCTGAAAAAAGGGTTATCTTTTGAAGATCAACAGCTTGTCAATCGTCTATCCAAGCTCAAGAGTGAGATTCGGGAGATGAAGGGAGACATCCCCAGCCAGTCTGAGATTGAAGAACGCTTAGCTAAACTGAAGGGCATTGATCCTGAAGTTTACCGGAAACCAGCAGCCATTTATgtcaaaccaaaaacaaacaatgtcgATGATGCAACAGATCTTATCAACCAGATCAGAGAAGAAGTTGCAATTGACAGGCAATCAGACCTTCCCTCTGTGACTCCAGCCCATCAATCAGAAGAG ACAGATGATGTTGAGATATTGTTACAAAATGAAGCCCAGGCAATACAGGCTGATGCTCAATTGGCTTTGGAAGGCCTGAAGAAAGATAGAGAAATCCAAGAAA GATAG
- the LOC124336376 gene encoding abscission/NoCut checkpoint regulator-like isoform X2 codes for MSCHGCARSFGFLTKEYGCEKCGFSFCSKCLVKKICKSCFVKQSAVPPPVVSQEKNGKVDIPHQNQVTQIPPVVLEQKLEKLENPNKSPIVVYTEDSRMTNLKKGLSFEDQQLVNRLSKLKSEIREMKGDIPSQSEIEERLAKLKGIDPEVYRKPAAIYVKPKTNNVDDATDLINQIREEVAIDRQSDLPSVTPAHQSEETDDVEILLQNEAQAIQADAQLALEGLKKDREIQERLNKLRVDRTNSESIGELENQKLRKTNRVTKTLKTKTNKRPGLSIESWMKTVWNWKTKEYAMKE; via the exons ATGTCGTGCCATGGCTGTGCTCGTAGCTTTGGGTTTTTAACAAAAGAA TATGGCTGTGAAAAATGCGGATTTTCGTTCTGCTCGAAATGTCTTGTCAAGAAAATTTGTAAGAGCTGCTTTGTCAAACAGTCAGCTGTACCACCACCCGTTGTTTCGCAAGA gaaaaatgggaaagttGATATTCCCCACCAAAATCAAGTTACCCAAATTCCTCCTGTTGTCTTGGAACA GAAGTTGGAAAAACTGGAGAACCCCAACAAAAGTCCAATTGTAGTTTACACTGAAGACAGCCGAATGACCAACCTGAAAAAAGGGTTATCTTTTGAAGATCAACAGCTTGTCAATCGTCTATCCAAGCTCAAGAGTGAGATTCGGGAGATGAAGGGAGACATCCCCAGCCAGTCTGAGATTGAAGAACGCTTAGCTAAACTGAAGGGCATTGATCCTGAAGTTTACCGGAAACCAGCAGCCATTTATgtcaaaccaaaaacaaacaatgtcgATGATGCAACAGATCTTATCAACCAGATCAGAGAAGAAGTTGCAATTGACAGGCAATCAGACCTTCCCTCTGTGACTCCAGCCCATCAATCAGAAGAG ACAGATGATGTTGAGATATTGTTACAAAATGAAGCCCAGGCAATACAGGCTGATGCTCAATTGGCTTTGGAAGGCCTGAAGAAAGATAGAGAAATCCAAGAAAG attgaaCAAACTCCGAGTCGATAGAACAAACTCCGAGTCGATAGGGGAACTAGAAAACCAGAAGCTAAGGAAGACAAATCGAGTGACGAAGACTCTGAAGACGAAGACAAACAAGCGGCCAGGATTATCAATCGAGTCTTGGATGAAGACCGTTTGGAATTGGAAGACGAAGGAATATGCGATGAAGGAGTAG
- the LOC124336455 gene encoding uncharacterized protein LOC124336455, whose product MKLIASMWFKRKKAMRNRAGVVRRPKVVGGKKVEFEGLVDPWPDASRKFLSIVLFLPILRCCTMANTYQFQRIFLLAVLMANSFRLNSAMFEQPDSQSKEQMDATPTCFRRPYTFKVYQEDSEGRSCWDVVTVTSCWGRCSSNEIADWRFPFKRSQHPVCQHDSILPRAITLRNCDPEVNLGTELYMALDAVTCRCELCRTDTTNCEGPHYDRRITTRRLN is encoded by the exons aTGAAGCTGATCGCTTCTATGtggtttaaaagaaaaaaagctatgCGCAACCGCGCCGGTGTAGTACGCAGACCGAAAGTCGTAGGTGGAAAAAAAGTCGAGTTCGAAGGACTTGTCGATCCTTGGCCAGACGCATCCCGCAAGTTCTTGTCGATTGTTCTGTTTCTTCCCATATTGCGGTGTTGCACCATGGCTAATACTTACCAATTCCAAAGGATCTTTCTCTTGGCCGTTTTGATGGCCAACAGTTTCCGTCTCAATTCGGCCATGTTCGAGCAGCCAGACTCTCAGTCCAAGGAGCAGATGGATGCTACTCCAACCTGCTTCCGGCGTCCGTACACTTTCAAAGTCTATCAAGAGGATTCCGAGGGACGCTCCTGCTGGGATGTCGTCACAGTCACTTCTTGTTGGGGACGCTGTTCATCTAAcgag ATTGCAGATTGGCGCTTCCCGTTCAAACGTTCACAACATCCCGTCTGCCAACACGACTCGATCCTGCCCAGAGCTATCACCTTGAGAAATTGCGATCCGGAAGTCAATCTTGGAAC GGAATTGTACATGGCCTTGGATGCTGTAACATGCCGTTGCGAACTCTGCCGCACCGACACCACGAATTGCGAGGGTCCGCATTACGATCGGCGGATAACGACCCGCCGTCTGAATTGA
- the LOC124336523 gene encoding thyrostimulin alpha-2 subunit-like translates to MVSTLYFWLVLAVLLTASNGEPRNQPKGSIRVSTRSLTSRGELSGCHQVGHTRRVTIPDCVSFMITTNACRGFCESWSVPSSWEALLKNPEKVITSVGQCCNIMASEDVTVRVMCLGGPRDFTFKSAKTCSCFTCKKD, encoded by the exons ATGGTTTCGACTTTGTACTTTTGGCTCGTCTTGGCCGTCCTGCTGACCGCGTCCAATGGAGAACCGCGCAACCAACCGAAGGGGTCTATCAGAGTGTCAACCCGTTCGTTGACCTCTCGCGGCGAGTTATCCGGTTGTCATCAAGTCG GTCACACTAGGCGTGTCACTATCCCGGACTGCGTTTCCTTCATGATTACAACCAACGCCTGTCGAGGTTTCTGCGAATCTTGGTCAGTGCCGTCGTCCTGGGAGGCGCTGCTGAAAAACCCGGAGAAAGTCATCACTTCGGTTGGCCAATGTTGCAACATCATGGCGTCCGAAGAC GTAACCGTTCGGGTAATGTGTCTGGGCGGTCCGCGTGATTTCACATTCAAATCGGCCAAGACGTGTTCCTGCTTCACTTGCAAGAAGGACTAA
- the LOC124336336 gene encoding lysophosphatidylserine lipase ABHD12-like, with protein sequence MPSVIGVVAVILFILYVVLPLIFRYSPAFQRQLVFLPYTIGLRWPIAVNYSQPELHGLSGTRNFYMPTEPKISVGVWHILPGNLTDKSFKTTEESLACGNPVVLYLHGNSGSRATGHRVELYKLLKSLNYHVISFDYRGFADSSNVVMSENGAVTDATRVYQYIRKFSGKSKVIVWGHSLGTAVGTKMVAQLCAVNQPPDGLILESPFNNISDVFRNHPLTLLYRPLSVVDRFFTERLQSNNVAFDSDVHIAGVECPTLILHARDDPIVPVFLTKKLYEAGLKSRPAEWSPLQMVEFHEDLNCAHEYICRVPQLPSIIEEFLAG encoded by the exons ATGCCGTCTGTCATCGGAGTAGTGGCCGTCATTCTATTCATTCTCTACGTCGTATTGCCCTTAATATTTCGGTATTCTCCGGCTTTCCAGAGACAACTTGTGTTCTTGCCCTACACCA ttGGTTTACGATGGCCGATCGCAGTGAATTACAGCCAACCTGAGCTACACGGATTGAGTGGGACGAGGAATTTTTACATGCCCACAGAGCCGAAAATATCCGTGGGTGtttg GCACATTCTACCGGGAAACTTGACTGACAAATCTTTCAAAACCACCGAAGAGAGTTTAGCTTGCGGAAATCCGGTCGTACTTTACTTGCACGGTAATTCCGGCTCAAGAGCCACTGGCCATCGTGTGGAACTCTACAAACTTCTCAAATCTCTTAATTATCACGTGATATCTTTTGATTACCGAG GATTCGCAGATTCGTCCAATGTCGTAATGTCAGAAAACGGAGCCGTCACGGACGCCACTCGAGTTTACCAATACATTCGCAAATTCTCCGGGAAATCAAAAGTGATTGTGTGGGGCCATTCGCTCGGTACCGC AGTGGGCACCAAGATGGTAGCCCAATTGTGCGCAGTCAACCAGCCACCTGACGGTTTGATTTTAGAATCGCCGTTCAACAATATCAGCGACGTGTTTCGAAATCACCCGCTAACTCTC CTCTATCGGCCATTGTCCGTCGTCGACCGGTTTTTCACCGAGAGGCTGCAAAGTAACAACGTGGCGTTTGACAGCGACGTTCACATCGCCGGCGTCGAGTGCCCCACCCTTATCCTCCATGCAAGGGATGATCCTATTGTGCCCGTTTTCCTAACCAAAAAG CTCTACGAGGCGGGGCTGAAATCCCGGCCTGCTGAATGGTCTCCATTACAGATGGTCGAATTCCACGAGGACCTGAACTGCGCCCATGAATACATTTGCCGAGTTCCTCAATTGCCTTCCATTATAGA GGAGTTTCTCGCCGGATGA
- the LOC124336318 gene encoding lysophosphatidylserine lipase ABHD12-like, which translates to MKPFFRIRLLKRSLISLMQIIGLIFFILYVCLPLAFRFLPTFQRHMVFLPYVRWPFGVDFADPESQGLSGARNLYLETDADVKVGVWHILPESVMDAKFETPEDSFSSGHPIILYLHGNSGSRAGSHRIELYKILQSLNYHVVTMDYRGYADSTQAHMSEDGVITDATAVYNYIKKHSKDAMIVVWGHSLGTGVASRTVGQLCSEKRSPDRLILEAPFNNIRDEIRNHPLSYIFRPIPAFDWFFTEPLVANDLAFDSDLHIPKIDSPILILHAQDDAVIPIILAKKLYEVALNKRPAEWPPVQFVEFHYNFGYAHKYICRAPELPSIIQEYIDSSLDTRKSGKQLIA; encoded by the exons atgaaaccattttttaggattaggCTACTAAAGCG ATCCCTCATCTCCCTCATGCAGATTATAGGcctcatttttttcattctttatgTTTGCCTTCCATTGGCGTTTCGCTTTTTGCCTACTTTCCAAAGGCATATGGTGTTCTTACCATATG TGCGATGGCCTTTTGGGGTGGACTTTGCTGACCCGGAATCCCAAGGGTTGAGTGGAGCACGTAATCTGTACTTGGAGACTGATGCAGATGTCAAAGTGGGAGTTTG GCACATTTTGCCAGAGTCTGTGATGGATGCAAAGTTTGAAACACCAGAAGATTCCTTTTCTTCAGGCCATCCCATTATTTTATACCTTCATGGAAATTCAGGCTCAAGGGCAGGCAGTCACCGTATAGAATTGTATAAAATCCTGCAATCTTTAAACTACCATGTGGTCACTATGGACTATAGAG GATATGCTGACTCAACTCAGGCCCATATGTCTGAAGATGGTGTCATTACTGATGCAACAGCTGTCTACAATTACATAAAGAAACATTCTAAGGATGCCATGATTGTTGTGTGGGGCCATTCACTTGGTACTGG TGTTGCTTCAAGAACGGTGGGACAACTTTGCAGCGAGAAACGGTCTCCCGATAGGCTAATTTTGGAAGCTCCCTTCAACAACATTCGAGATGAGATTCGAAATCATCCACTTTCATAT aTCTTCCGTCCTATCCCCGCATTCGATTGGTTTTTCACCGAACCTCTAGTCGCCAATGATCTTGCCTTTGATAGTGACTTGCATATTCCGAAAATCGACAGCCCAATTCTGATTCTACATGCTCAGGACGATGCAGTGATCCCCATCATTCTTGCCAagaag CTTTACGAAGTAGCGCTGAACAAGCGTCCTGCCGAATGGCCTCCAGTGCAGTTCGTAGAATTTCACTACAACTTTGGATATGCTCACAAATATATCTGCAGAGCTCCAGAACTGCCATCGATAATTCA ggaATACATCGATTCAAGTCTAGATACAAGGAAATCAGGAAAGCAACTAATTGCATAG
- the LOC124336147 gene encoding dystrobrevin beta-like isoform X1, with product MEQNESGKLDLANDIHTQNFNVIRLASYRTAVKFRFIQRRTHLHLIDVWNLIEAFRENGLNSVEPYTPMTLSRLETLINTLYVHLNKRVPIGQQLHVDPATMYLIKWIVSVYSLNEETDRIPVFTIKMILAVLCGGKLADKLRYAFSQMSDSNGQLVAPKFEDFMRQCFVLTAAVGEEPSFHYRPAMAQEIFPNGSKVSVNEFLDVLLGDPAAAPSLVWLPLIHRIAAAENVVHPVECVSCGRTRFSGLRYKCTKCPSAWSHQCQECFWRGLSFSESHNADHEIREHHTPAAEEKTPKESVFSASLRRSLQCVRSPTSDYDQNRTKVWRTLEGPERPVAVTYISTPSATLERNASLLGGSETWKTSQVQNNTGSLSRSWQRGDDEHGLIARYAAKLAENQKDPRPEQESSSTSAHQLLAQLENKNQEILREIARIRHEQEMDEGVITGPYPLMEELSVLRQRKSELEQQLNGLQDSRKQLMVQLESLMKMIKNQQLSPRSTPSTSSTPSRGKSPSVEAESHQAAITPSMDNPNRNFNTGSFDWRQDLMSAADSVTDAMSSLVLEYNGDTSEDESARIFNGLSNDSNNTCV from the exons ATGGAACAAAATGAGTCGGGCAAATTGGACTTGGCAAATGACATCCACACGCAGAATTTCAACGTCATTCGTCTAGCTTCTTATCGGACGGCTGTCAAATTCCGTTTCATTCAGCGAAGAACTCATT TGCACCTTATCGATGTGTGGAATCTAATTGAGGCCTTCAGAGAAAATGGATTGAATTCGGTGGAGCCCTACACACCTATGACTCTCAGTCGACTTGAGACTTTGATAAACACCCTGTATGTTCATTTAAACAAACGGGTCCCCATTGGGCAACAGCTTCATGTTGATCCTGCGACCATGTATCTTATCAAGTGGATTGTGTCTGTTTACAGCCT GAATGAAGAAACTGATAGGATCCCTGTCTTTAcaatcaaaatgattttagCCGTACTGTGTGGTGGAAAGTTGGCAGATAAGCTTCGCT ATGCTTTTTCTCAAATGTCTGACTCGAATGGACAGCTTGTTGCCCCAAAATTTGAAGACTTCATGCGTCAGTGTTTTGTTCTAACAGCTGCAGTTGGAGAAGAGCCTTCATTTCATTACAGGCCGGCAATGGCtcaagaaatatttccaaat GGTTCCAAAGTGAGTGTAAATGAATTCCTTGACGTCCTCTTGGGTGACCCTGCGGCAGCTCCGTCATTGGTTTGGCTTCCTCTCATACATCGTATCGCAGCTGCCGAAAATG TCGTTCATCCCGTGGAATGCGTTTCTTGTGGACGCACCCGTTTCAGCGGTTTACGATACAAGTGTACCAAATGTCCTTCGGCATGGAGCCATCAGTGTCAAGAATGTTTTTGGCGTGGACTTTCTTTTTCGGAGTCGCATAATGCCGATCACGAGATTCGCGAGCATCACACGCCG GCAGCAGAAGAG AAAACCCCAAAGGAATCGGTGTTTTCGGCATCTTTGAGGCGTTCCCTTCAGTGCGTGAGAAGCCCCACGTCCGACTACGACCAGAATCGTACCAAAGTTTGGAGAACACTAGAGGGTCCAGAGAGACCCGTTGCAGTCACGTATAT TTCAACGCCATCAGCGACATTGGAACGCAACGCTTCTCTATTGGGAGGTAGCGAGACATGGAAGACCAGCCAAGTGCAAAATAACACGGGAAGTTTGAGTCGTTCATGGCAACGCGGAGATGATGAACACGGATTGATTGCGCGCTATGCCGCTAAATTAGCAGAAAATCAGAAGGATCCTCGTCCGGAGCAAGAGAGTAGCagcaccagtgcacaccaactATTGGCTCAGCTTGAGAATAAAAACCAAGAAATTCTCAGAGAAATTGCTCGTATTCG TCACGAACAGGAAATGGATGAAGGGGTCATAACGGGACCTTATCCCCTCATGGAAGAGTTGAGCGTTCTGCGGCAGAGGAAATCGGAGCTTGAACAGCAACTGAATGGATTACAAGACTCTCGCAAACAACTTATGGTGCAATTGGAATCGCTAATGAAGATGATCAAA AATCAGCAGCTATCGCCCCGTTCTACTCCATCTACGTCTTCTACCCCAAGCCGTGGGAAAAGTCCTTCGGTCGAGGCCGAATCCCACCAAGCCGCCATCACCCCGTCAATGGATAATCCCAATCGTAATTTCAACACAGGCAGCTTTGATTGGCGCCAAGATTTGATGAGTGCTGCCGATTCAGTGACGGACGCCATGAGCAGTCTAGTTCTCGAATATAATGGGG ATACTAGCGAAGATGAATCGGCTCGGATTTTCAACGGGTTGTCAAACGACTCGAATAATACTTgcgtttaa
- the LOC124336147 gene encoding dystrobrevin beta-like isoform X2 gives MEQNESGKLDLANDIHTQNFNVIRLASYRTAVKFRFIQRRTHLHLIDVWNLIEAFRENGLNSVEPYTPMTLSRLETLINTLYVHLNKRVPIGQQLHVDPATMYLIKWIVSVYSLNEETDRIPVFTIKMILAVLCGGKLADKLRYAFSQMSDSNGQLVAPKFEDFMRQCFVLTAAVGEEPSFHYRPAMAQEIFPNGSKVSVNEFLDVLLGDPAAAPSLVWLPLIHRIAAAENVVHPVECVSCGRTRFSGLRYKCTKCPSAWSHQCQECFWRGLSFSESHNADHEIREHHTPKTPKESVFSASLRRSLQCVRSPTSDYDQNRTKVWRTLEGPERPVAVTYISTPSATLERNASLLGGSETWKTSQVQNNTGSLSRSWQRGDDEHGLIARYAAKLAENQKDPRPEQESSSTSAHQLLAQLENKNQEILREIARIRHEQEMDEGVITGPYPLMEELSVLRQRKSELEQQLNGLQDSRKQLMVQLESLMKMIKNQQLSPRSTPSTSSTPSRGKSPSVEAESHQAAITPSMDNPNRNFNTGSFDWRQDLMSAADSVTDAMSSLVLEYNGDTSEDESARIFNGLSNDSNNTCV, from the exons ATGGAACAAAATGAGTCGGGCAAATTGGACTTGGCAAATGACATCCACACGCAGAATTTCAACGTCATTCGTCTAGCTTCTTATCGGACGGCTGTCAAATTCCGTTTCATTCAGCGAAGAACTCATT TGCACCTTATCGATGTGTGGAATCTAATTGAGGCCTTCAGAGAAAATGGATTGAATTCGGTGGAGCCCTACACACCTATGACTCTCAGTCGACTTGAGACTTTGATAAACACCCTGTATGTTCATTTAAACAAACGGGTCCCCATTGGGCAACAGCTTCATGTTGATCCTGCGACCATGTATCTTATCAAGTGGATTGTGTCTGTTTACAGCCT GAATGAAGAAACTGATAGGATCCCTGTCTTTAcaatcaaaatgattttagCCGTACTGTGTGGTGGAAAGTTGGCAGATAAGCTTCGCT ATGCTTTTTCTCAAATGTCTGACTCGAATGGACAGCTTGTTGCCCCAAAATTTGAAGACTTCATGCGTCAGTGTTTTGTTCTAACAGCTGCAGTTGGAGAAGAGCCTTCATTTCATTACAGGCCGGCAATGGCtcaagaaatatttccaaat GGTTCCAAAGTGAGTGTAAATGAATTCCTTGACGTCCTCTTGGGTGACCCTGCGGCAGCTCCGTCATTGGTTTGGCTTCCTCTCATACATCGTATCGCAGCTGCCGAAAATG TCGTTCATCCCGTGGAATGCGTTTCTTGTGGACGCACCCGTTTCAGCGGTTTACGATACAAGTGTACCAAATGTCCTTCGGCATGGAGCCATCAGTGTCAAGAATGTTTTTGGCGTGGACTTTCTTTTTCGGAGTCGCATAATGCCGATCACGAGATTCGCGAGCATCACACGCCG AAAACCCCAAAGGAATCGGTGTTTTCGGCATCTTTGAGGCGTTCCCTTCAGTGCGTGAGAAGCCCCACGTCCGACTACGACCAGAATCGTACCAAAGTTTGGAGAACACTAGAGGGTCCAGAGAGACCCGTTGCAGTCACGTATAT TTCAACGCCATCAGCGACATTGGAACGCAACGCTTCTCTATTGGGAGGTAGCGAGACATGGAAGACCAGCCAAGTGCAAAATAACACGGGAAGTTTGAGTCGTTCATGGCAACGCGGAGATGATGAACACGGATTGATTGCGCGCTATGCCGCTAAATTAGCAGAAAATCAGAAGGATCCTCGTCCGGAGCAAGAGAGTAGCagcaccagtgcacaccaactATTGGCTCAGCTTGAGAATAAAAACCAAGAAATTCTCAGAGAAATTGCTCGTATTCG TCACGAACAGGAAATGGATGAAGGGGTCATAACGGGACCTTATCCCCTCATGGAAGAGTTGAGCGTTCTGCGGCAGAGGAAATCGGAGCTTGAACAGCAACTGAATGGATTACAAGACTCTCGCAAACAACTTATGGTGCAATTGGAATCGCTAATGAAGATGATCAAA AATCAGCAGCTATCGCCCCGTTCTACTCCATCTACGTCTTCTACCCCAAGCCGTGGGAAAAGTCCTTCGGTCGAGGCCGAATCCCACCAAGCCGCCATCACCCCGTCAATGGATAATCCCAATCGTAATTTCAACACAGGCAGCTTTGATTGGCGCCAAGATTTGATGAGTGCTGCCGATTCAGTGACGGACGCCATGAGCAGTCTAGTTCTCGAATATAATGGGG ATACTAGCGAAGATGAATCGGCTCGGATTTTCAACGGGTTGTCAAACGACTCGAATAATACTTgcgtttaa